The following are from one region of the Candidatus Hydrogenedentota bacterium genome:
- a CDS encoding acyl-CoA dehydrogenase family protein, producing MKSHEHEKQAAMDLAEDSRETAWEHPSFVAELFNGNFRWDLISPFPEQDPEDKRIGDEYMEKVREVMEKYIDPEKVDRDQEVPREALRALADIGCFGIKIPKEYGGLGMSQTNYNRIVSYIATYCASTSVYISSHLSIGVPQPLKLFGTKAQKETFLPRLAKGAISAFALTEPSVGSDPAKMSTTATPSEDGSYYLINGEKLWCTNGPVAELLVVMCVTPPKIVNGKEKKQISAFVVETDTPGFEVVHVCRFMGVRGIRNGLLRFNNVKVPAENLIGKAGDGLKIALTTLNTGRLTVPATCAGGGKAAMRHLRDWVNERVQWGAPIAKHQAVGKKLADTAAATFAMESINDLACALAERGDADIRLESAMAKYYCTETAWKICDDVLQVRGGRGYETAASLRARGEKPFAVEMSVRNARISRIIEGTSEIMQLFIAREAMDTHVSRVMPIMMPKPGQKESKFQAIINALKFYAAWYPKTWMPAGGGYDAKHLSQTNVEHLHYIARTAKRLARTMFHTMAKFGPKLEYEQLVLASFVDIGTDLFAMSASLARAERLLAKNPGDEDLQNLVDYFCRSARERIARSFAHVSRNHNRLLNKVSRAYADGKFAWMDDAIYKGTPTHFEEDPPARVTVDIPQQEQVPK from the coding sequence ATGAAGTCGCACGAGCATGAAAAACAGGCCGCGATGGATCTCGCCGAGGACTCGCGCGAGACGGCGTGGGAGCACCCGAGTTTTGTGGCGGAGTTGTTCAACGGCAACTTCCGCTGGGACTTGATCTCCCCCTTCCCCGAGCAGGACCCCGAAGACAAGCGCATCGGCGACGAGTACATGGAGAAGGTGCGCGAGGTGATGGAGAAGTACATCGACCCGGAAAAGGTCGATCGTGATCAGGAGGTGCCGCGCGAGGCGTTGCGCGCGCTGGCGGACATCGGCTGCTTCGGGATCAAGATTCCGAAGGAGTACGGCGGCCTCGGCATGTCGCAGACCAACTACAACCGCATCGTGTCGTATATTGCGACGTATTGCGCATCGACGTCGGTCTACATCAGTTCGCACCTGAGCATTGGCGTGCCGCAGCCGCTGAAGCTGTTCGGCACGAAGGCGCAGAAAGAAACGTTCCTGCCGCGGCTGGCGAAGGGCGCGATCTCCGCGTTTGCGTTGACCGAGCCGAGCGTGGGCTCCGACCCGGCGAAGATGTCCACGACTGCGACGCCGTCGGAAGATGGTTCCTATTATCTGATCAACGGCGAGAAGCTGTGGTGTACGAACGGGCCGGTGGCGGAACTGCTCGTGGTCATGTGCGTGACGCCGCCGAAGATCGTCAACGGGAAAGAGAAGAAACAGATCAGCGCGTTCGTCGTCGAGACGGATACGCCCGGTTTTGAGGTCGTCCACGTGTGCCGGTTCATGGGCGTGCGCGGCATTCGCAACGGGTTGCTCCGCTTTAACAACGTGAAGGTGCCAGCGGAGAACCTGATCGGCAAGGCGGGCGACGGATTGAAAATCGCGCTGACGACGTTGAACACGGGCCGCCTCACCGTGCCCGCGACGTGCGCGGGAGGTGGAAAGGCGGCAATGCGCCACTTGCGCGACTGGGTGAACGAGCGCGTGCAGTGGGGCGCGCCTATCGCCAAGCACCAGGCCGTCGGCAAGAAGCTCGCGGATACTGCCGCGGCGACGTTCGCGATGGAGAGTATCAACGATCTCGCGTGCGCGCTCGCAGAACGCGGCGACGCGGACATCCGCCTCGAATCGGCGATGGCGAAGTACTATTGCACGGAGACCGCGTGGAAAATCTGTGACGACGTCTTGCAGGTGCGCGGCGGGCGCGGCTACGAAACGGCGGCGTCGCTCCGCGCGCGCGGCGAAAAGCCCTTCGCGGTGGAAATGTCGGTGCGCAACGCGCGCATTTCGCGCATCATCGAAGGCACGAGCGAGATCATGCAGTTGTTCATCGCGCGCGAAGCGATGGACACGCACGTGAGCCGCGTGATGCCGATCATGATGCCGAAGCCGGGGCAGAAGGAATCGAAGTTCCAGGCGATCATAAACGCATTGAAGTTCTATGCCGCGTGGTATCCGAAGACGTGGATGCCCGCGGGCGGCGGCTACGACGCGAAACACCTGTCGCAGACGAACGTCGAGCACCTGCACTACATCGCGCGGACGGCGAAGCGCCTGGCGCGTACGATGTTCCATACCATGGCGAAGTTCGGGCCGAAGCTCGAATACGAGCAACTCGTGCTCGCGTCGTTCGTGGATATTGGCACGGACCTCTTCGCGATGAGCGCGAGCCTCGCGCGCGCGGAAAGGCTGCTTGCGAAGAACCCGGGCGACGAAGATCTGCAAAACCTGGTCGACTACTTCTGCCGGTCCGCGCGGGAACGCATCGCACGCAGTTTCGCGCACGTGTCGCGAAACCACAACCGCCTGCTCAACAAGGTGTCGCGCGCGTACGCGGACGGCAAGTTCGCGTGGATGGACGACGCCATCTACAAGGGCACGCCCACGCATTTCGAGGAGGACCCCCCTGCCCGCGTTACGGTGGACATCCCGCAGCAGGAGCAAGTGCCGAAATAG
- a CDS encoding DUF1015 domain-containing protein, whose translation MSEVRGFRAFRFDPAVVGSLDDVVTPPFDVITEDERVVLAARSPYNYTHVILPQDRDGKSKYDVAAQLLEEWIATGALKQDEDDSYYLLEQTFTALDGETCVRRGFLGVAKVPEPGEDTVLGHERTFEWKVTDRLALTEATRANLGAVFVLYRDDKHELGNFLSQMNQRPPDLVARTFEGVTQRVWRVKADPAVTAFFAGKRLYIADGHHRYRTAHTYRDKMRLAEKPTGPRPYDYVLMGFIALDDPGLFVYPAHRVIDLPGNFDEAAFLRELEKWFEVLKVDDELAAHVRDEEECAIGLALRGGKRYVLRLRDIDRVALLGDAHGPAWRDLDVSVLHGGILEGILHFAPDAFHIYEKDPAIAVDMVESGKKGAAFILRNMQPSQVCACAEARESMPQKATYFFPKLPSGAAIYIHV comes from the coding sequence ATGTCAGAAGTCCGCGGATTCCGCGCGTTTCGTTTCGATCCTGCCGTCGTCGGTAGCCTCGACGACGTTGTCACCCCCCCGTTCGACGTCATCACCGAAGACGAGCGGGTAGTGCTCGCGGCGCGCAGTCCCTACAATTATACGCATGTGATACTTCCGCAGGACCGGGACGGAAAATCGAAATACGACGTCGCGGCGCAGTTGCTCGAAGAGTGGATTGCCACGGGCGCCCTCAAACAGGACGAGGACGACTCCTATTACCTGCTCGAGCAGACCTTCACGGCGCTGGACGGCGAGACCTGCGTGCGGCGCGGGTTCCTGGGCGTGGCGAAAGTGCCGGAGCCGGGCGAAGACACCGTCCTCGGCCACGAGCGGACCTTCGAGTGGAAGGTGACGGACCGCCTTGCGCTGACCGAAGCGACCCGCGCGAACCTCGGCGCGGTGTTTGTGTTATACCGCGACGATAAGCACGAGTTGGGGAATTTCTTAAGTCAGATGAACCAGCGCCCGCCCGACCTCGTCGCGCGCACCTTCGAAGGCGTGACGCAGCGCGTGTGGCGCGTGAAGGCGGATCCCGCCGTGACCGCATTTTTCGCGGGCAAACGGCTGTACATCGCCGACGGTCATCACCGGTACCGCACCGCGCACACCTACCGCGACAAGATGCGCCTCGCCGAGAAGCCAACCGGTCCGCGCCCGTACGACTACGTGTTGATGGGTTTCATCGCGCTGGACGATCCGGGGCTGTTCGTGTATCCCGCGCACCGCGTCATTGATCTGCCCGGCAACTTTGACGAGGCCGCATTCCTCCGCGAATTGGAGAAGTGGTTCGAGGTCCTGAAGGTGGACGACGAGTTGGCCGCGCACGTTCGCGATGAAGAGGAGTGCGCCATTGGCCTCGCGCTGCGCGGCGGCAAACGCTACGTGTTGCGCTTGCGCGACATCGATCGCGTCGCGTTGCTCGGCGATGCGCACGGTCCCGCGTGGCGCGACCTCGACGTCTCGGTGTTGCACGGCGGCATTCTCGAAGGCATCCTGCACTTCGCGCCCGATGCCTTTCACATCTACGAGAAAGACCCGGCCATCGCCGTCGACATGGTCGAGAGCGGCAAGAAAGGCGCAGCCTTTATTTTGCGCAACATGCAGCCGTCGCAAGTGTGCGCCTGCGCCGAAGCGCGCGAGTCGATGCCCCAAAAAGCCACGTATTTCTTTCCGAAACTTCCCTCCGGCGCCGCGATCTACATCCACGTGTAG
- a CDS encoding PilT/PilU family type 4a pilus ATPase, whose protein sequence is MSAMVIGTNSRNTLFEVFRTGVHEVVRKMGLPVEISFTANHAEIVAKSMDFGKRVEYFRIDFPVKDGLDPDQIRHRIDETRIPHQLRVVDGRCSLTLPAFEWPQMHMLEPIDKVVLEFAGQPLRSQSWQVNVASFRKLDFNINMLIEQLTQSKGSDIHLRAGTPPYMRIDGDLRPLDYPPLSADDMREIVFQLGGQQQVEILETEKESSFQYHLAGIAYLRCSGYIKMGAMALAIRFIPESPFPFEKLNLPESIRNVADSHRGLFLVCGVTGSGKSTTLASLVDYINENRYAHIITTEDPIEFVYTDKKSIISQRQVGRDTFSFANALRGALREDPDVILVGEMRDRETIRAAISAASTGHLVFSTLHTMTAVDTVNRIISYFPNDERDVIRQELAYTLKGVCCQRLLKRTGGGRIPCIELLLCNLPMVRDAILEGDIQRLYNIIEVDTEMKSFDQYAVELFRKNLVSREEAISACADEEAFIRVTTGIKGTEGRKLLK, encoded by the coding sequence ATGTCTGCCATGGTGATTGGCACGAATTCGCGCAATACGCTATTTGAAGTGTTCCGCACGGGCGTCCACGAAGTGGTCCGAAAAATGGGGTTGCCCGTCGAGATATCGTTCACCGCCAATCACGCCGAAATAGTCGCGAAATCGATGGATTTCGGCAAGCGCGTCGAGTATTTCCGCATCGATTTCCCCGTGAAAGACGGGCTCGACCCGGACCAAATCCGGCACCGCATCGACGAGACCCGAATTCCGCATCAGCTTCGTGTCGTGGACGGCAGATGTTCGCTGACGCTGCCGGCGTTCGAGTGGCCGCAGATGCACATGCTCGAACCGATCGACAAGGTCGTTCTGGAGTTCGCCGGCCAGCCGCTGCGTTCGCAATCGTGGCAGGTAAACGTTGCGTCGTTCCGCAAGCTCGATTTCAACATCAATATGCTGATCGAGCAGTTGACGCAGAGCAAAGGTTCGGACATTCACCTGCGCGCGGGGACGCCGCCGTACATGCGCATCGACGGCGACCTGCGTCCGCTCGACTATCCACCGCTCAGCGCGGACGACATGCGCGAGATCGTGTTTCAGCTCGGCGGCCAGCAGCAGGTCGAGATACTGGAGACTGAGAAGGAAAGCAGCTTTCAGTACCATCTCGCGGGTATCGCGTACCTGCGGTGCAGCGGATACATCAAGATGGGCGCGATGGCGCTCGCGATTCGCTTCATCCCCGAGTCGCCGTTTCCGTTCGAGAAGCTCAACCTGCCCGAATCGATTCGTAATGTCGCGGATTCGCACCGCGGCCTGTTTCTCGTGTGCGGCGTGACCGGCAGCGGCAAGTCGACCACGCTGGCCTCGCTTGTCGACTACATCAACGAGAACCGGTACGCGCACATTATCACGACGGAAGACCCGATCGAGTTCGTGTACACGGACAAGAAATCGATCATATCGCAGCGTCAGGTCGGGCGCGACACGTTTTCGTTCGCAAACGCGCTGCGCGGGGCCTTGCGCGAAGACCCGGACGTGATTCTCGTGGGCGAGATGCGCGACCGCGAGACGATCCGCGCGGCCATCAGCGCGGCGTCAACGGGGCATCTCGTGTTCAGCACGCTGCATACGATGACGGCGGTGGACACGGTCAACCGCATCATCAGTTATTTCCCGAACGACGAACGCGACGTGATCCGTCAGGAACTGGCGTATACGTTGAAGGGCGTCTGCTGCCAGCGGTTGCTCAAGCGCACCGGCGGCGGCCGCATCCCGTGCATCGAATTGCTCCTGTGCAACCTGCCGATGGTGCGCGACGCGATCCTCGAAGGCGACATCCAGCGGCTCTACAACATCATCGAAGTCGACACGGAAATGAAGAGCTTCGATCAATACGCGGTAGAACTCTTTCGGAAAAACCTTGTCTCGCGCGAGGAAGCCATCTCCGCGTGCGCGGATGAAGAGGCGTTTATTCGCGTCACCACGGGAATCAAGGGCACCGAGGGCCGCAAGCTGCTGAAGTAG
- a CDS encoding phytanoyl-CoA dioxygenase family protein, whose amino-acid sequence MIDPIQYVSLADAEVAFYRAEGYLVLPGLLAQSDAVALRGDILDILRIVGFGTTKLRQTKQYLADSRLDALINSPALCELASRLMDGPSTLHSPFTAVKSTGGSQFHFHQDNQYTRFDGPGINFWFAFERMTPENGCLLVAPRTHLDGTIDGIESPDKDGHRTVDSVPDHVLPVRMQAGDCIAFSRLTVHGSGPNVTPNPRVAYGIQFFRDDVRALHPDGEWRLLKAFPRIDPRPVAEIVPDGKT is encoded by the coding sequence ATGATCGATCCCATTCAATACGTCAGTCTTGCCGACGCGGAAGTCGCGTTCTACCGTGCCGAGGGCTATCTCGTCTTGCCGGGCCTGTTGGCGCAGTCCGACGCAGTGGCGCTGCGCGGGGACATTCTGGACATTCTGCGTATTGTCGGTTTCGGCACGACAAAACTCCGGCAGACGAAGCAGTATCTCGCGGACAGCCGGTTGGATGCCTTGATCAATAGTCCTGCACTCTGCGAGCTTGCATCGCGGCTGATGGACGGGCCAAGCACGCTGCATTCGCCGTTCACGGCGGTGAAGAGCACCGGCGGATCGCAGTTCCACTTTCACCAGGACAACCAGTACACGCGGTTCGACGGTCCGGGGATCAACTTCTGGTTTGCATTCGAGCGCATGACGCCGGAGAACGGCTGTCTGTTGGTCGCGCCACGCACACACCTTGACGGAACCATCGACGGCATCGAGAGTCCGGACAAGGATGGCCACAGGACGGTTGACTCCGTCCCGGACCATGTCCTTCCCGTCCGAATGCAGGCCGGGGATTGCATCGCATTTTCCCGGTTGACGGTGCATGGATCCGGTCCCAACGTAACGCCGAATCCGCGCGTCGCGTATGGCATACAGTTCTTTCGGGACGATGTACGCGCCCTTCATCCCGACGGAGAATGGCGGTTGCTGAAGGCATTTCCGCGCATCGATCCACGGCCCGTGGCCGAAATTGTCCCGGATGGGAAGACATGA
- a CDS encoding DUF4838 domain-containing protein: MRSALQTFLLTLVAATAITPLTNADGTTLVNRGTAVSTIVVATECSEQTRRAAEELQTYLGRMSGARIEIQTEDKPVAGAAIYVGDARAISDAGIQVPSGFTHQMNEEGYVITTIPGGILLAGNEDGPYHGTLYAVYDLLARLGCRWYFPGMYGEVIPKRETIAIEPINVTERPDFRFRNIWYSGWMPVNDEQSRQFAVWRERNRMNSLTGLSLPGDGSITRLAPAEKYFESNPNIFAVNEKGERVKDMLCLSEPESVTIAVKTITEEFRTNPDLWTFGFAPPDGHPRCHCPRCTAAEPGFTGKGFGEPSLSDTWFLFANAVAREVYKEFPDRWLWTNGYANRVRPPEGVGPLSPNLGIQSAMIDSCTLHQIDDPHCWQRQVYKTVLDRWTRDLGCVFIYDYDPGKSLENLPYPNLHTLSNDMRYYKDRGVWGFWTEGNNNWMVTHLNYYVRSKLMWDIEADVKALVRDYCENFYGDAAHPIEQYIWTLERAVEDTHVHTTWGRLIPWHVVLPPSTMQALDSLIARAIGRTKEADDVTRTHVRVLELTHNHTRAFLTMEECAAGGDFAGAVANADKMKSIRDEAATIDPALLPHTPDWCKDHRGTLEWFRETYQALADQCGGAKGDLVAMFPSQWEFKTDPREMGTLEQWYTPGNGGEWDSISDTVYSDVQGYQDDVGWPAATRAWYRGAVDVPASAVDKPLRLTIGGVYSAGIWIWLNGMMIDHRTRQDSGTPFDIDVTAHVRPGETNRIAILASTIPADRMPRGGLHRRVFLWSPK, translated from the coding sequence ATGCGAAGTGCACTTCAAACATTCCTTTTGACACTCGTGGCGGCGACCGCCATTACGCCATTGACGAACGCTGACGGAACTACGCTTGTAAATCGCGGCACGGCAGTTTCCACGATAGTTGTAGCCACGGAGTGCAGCGAACAAACGCGGCGCGCGGCGGAAGAATTACAGACATACCTCGGGCGAATGTCGGGCGCACGCATCGAGATTCAAACCGAGGACAAACCTGTAGCGGGCGCGGCTATCTACGTGGGCGATGCCCGAGCGATTAGCGACGCGGGGATCCAAGTGCCGTCCGGATTCACGCATCAGATGAACGAAGAAGGCTACGTCATCACAACCATCCCCGGCGGTATCCTCCTCGCTGGGAATGAAGACGGGCCCTATCATGGCACACTGTACGCCGTCTACGATCTGTTGGCACGACTTGGGTGCCGCTGGTACTTCCCTGGGATGTATGGCGAAGTAATCCCCAAACGCGAGACCATCGCCATTGAACCGATCAACGTCACCGAACGCCCGGATTTTCGCTTCCGCAACATTTGGTACTCCGGTTGGATGCCCGTAAACGATGAACAGTCCAGGCAATTCGCAGTGTGGCGCGAGCGCAATCGCATGAACAGCCTGACGGGCCTGAGCCTGCCTGGCGACGGAAGCATCACGCGACTCGCACCGGCAGAAAAATACTTCGAGAGCAATCCAAATATCTTTGCCGTCAACGAGAAAGGCGAACGCGTGAAGGACATGCTCTGCCTTTCCGAACCGGAATCCGTCACAATCGCCGTGAAAACGATCACCGAAGAGTTCCGCACGAACCCGGACTTATGGACTTTTGGGTTTGCACCGCCGGACGGACATCCGCGATGCCATTGCCCGCGCTGCACGGCCGCGGAACCTGGCTTCACGGGAAAGGGCTTTGGAGAACCCAGTCTGAGCGACACGTGGTTCCTTTTCGCGAATGCGGTCGCCAGGGAAGTGTACAAGGAGTTCCCCGATCGCTGGTTGTGGACGAACGGCTACGCGAACCGAGTGCGCCCACCGGAGGGCGTTGGGCCGTTGAGCCCCAACCTCGGCATTCAATCCGCGATGATCGACTCGTGCACGCTTCACCAAATTGACGATCCGCACTGTTGGCAACGGCAGGTGTACAAGACGGTGCTCGACCGATGGACGCGCGATCTGGGGTGTGTATTCATATACGACTACGACCCGGGCAAGAGCCTGGAGAATCTTCCCTACCCCAATCTACACACACTCTCCAATGATATGCGCTACTACAAAGACCGCGGTGTCTGGGGATTCTGGACCGAAGGAAACAACAACTGGATGGTCACGCATCTCAATTACTACGTGCGCTCCAAATTGATGTGGGACATCGAAGCAGATGTGAAGGCGTTGGTGCGCGATTATTGCGAAAACTTCTACGGCGACGCCGCACACCCCATCGAACAATACATCTGGACCTTGGAACGCGCCGTGGAAGATACGCATGTTCACACCACCTGGGGGAGGCTTATCCCATGGCACGTGGTTCTTCCTCCCTCGACCATGCAGGCACTCGATTCGCTGATCGCGCGCGCAATTGGCCGTACAAAAGAAGCAGACGACGTCACCCGCACGCACGTTCGCGTACTCGAATTGACCCACAATCACACGCGCGCATTCCTCACGATGGAAGAATGTGCCGCGGGCGGCGACTTCGCGGGCGCCGTCGCGAATGCCGACAAAATGAAATCGATTCGGGATGAGGCCGCCACAATCGATCCCGCGCTCCTTCCGCACACACCCGATTGGTGCAAAGACCATCGCGGCACACTCGAATGGTTTCGCGAGACGTATCAAGCCCTCGCGGATCAATGCGGCGGCGCAAAGGGCGATCTCGTAGCCATGTTCCCATCGCAATGGGAGTTCAAGACCGACCCACGCGAGATGGGTACGCTCGAACAATGGTATACGCCCGGCAACGGCGGCGAGTGGGACTCGATTTCCGACACGGTCTACTCGGACGTGCAAGGCTATCAGGACGACGTCGGTTGGCCCGCCGCGACCCGCGCGTGGTATCGCGGCGCGGTCGACGTTCCCGCAAGCGCTGTGGACAAACCGCTGCGCCTCACCATTGGCGGCGTGTATAGCGCCGGCATTTGGATTTGGCTGAACGGCATGATGATCGATCACCGCACCCGCCAGGACTCCGGTACTCCATTCGATATTGACGTGACCGCCCACGTTCGCCCTGGCGAAACAAACCGCATCGCCATCCTCGCCAGCACCATCCCCGCCGACCGAATGCCCCGCGGCGGCCTACACCGGCGAGTGTTCTTGTGGTCTCCGAAATGA
- a CDS encoding PIN domain protein, producing MRILRIYVDTSVIGGCLDAEFEADSLALLEMARSGRVKLLISNITLRELDDAPQAVQTIFQALPEMCIEEIVSNADTEYLRNRYISHGVVGAASSIDAHHVALAVVHHADMIVSWNFKHIVHHEKIDGFNSVNLAEGYPPLRIYSPKEVV from the coding sequence ATGCGCATCCTGAGAATATATGTGGACACTTCGGTGATCGGCGGTTGTCTGGATGCGGAATTCGAGGCGGACAGCTTGGCATTGCTCGAAATGGCGCGAAGTGGCCGCGTGAAGCTCCTGATATCGAATATTACATTGCGAGAGCTTGACGATGCGCCGCAGGCCGTCCAGACGATTTTTCAAGCGTTGCCGGAAATGTGCATCGAGGAAATAGTATCGAATGCAGACACCGAGTACCTTCGAAACCGCTATATTTCGCATGGTGTCGTCGGCGCCGCGTCTTCCATTGACGCGCACCACGTCGCATTGGCGGTAGTGCATCATGCGGATATGATCGTCAGCTGGAATTTCAAGCACATCGTGCACCACGAGAAGATCGACGGGTTCAACTCGGTTAACCTGGCGGAAGGATACCCACCGCTTCGCATCTATTCGCCGAAGGAGGTTGTCTGA
- a CDS encoding DUF1501 domain-containing protein: MRRNTHPEAVSKAGLRLLDRRSFLEHAGTGLSSIALAALLSRDKALAEPIRPVIRPDAPFAARPPHAAPKATRVLFVFCSGAVSHVDTFDYKPALFKYDGQPLPGNENLITFQGEQGAVAKPLWDFKPRGQCGKYASDLLPHLAEMVDEFCFIHSMIAKSNTHGPAESQMNTGFILDGFPSIGAWVTYALGCEADDLPAYIAIPDPRGYPQMGPNSWTAGFLPAVYQGVSFSADKPIAHLNTPASISPEADRATREFLKFMNEKHLEQFPGDTELSARIASYEMAAKLQLRAAEVDDFTGESESTRRMYCVDDPNKLKAAFGRNCLLARRLLERGVRFVHLFNGAYAMGEGVGNWDGHKVIKKQYDIHAPILDEPCAALFKDLKARGLLEDTLVVWATEFGRMPTFQKGASGRDHNPSGFTAFLMGAGVKAPFSYGATDEFGYKAVENITTIYDFHATILHLLGINHEQLSFYHNGTERRLTDVHGHVIAPILA, encoded by the coding sequence ATGAGACGCAATACACATCCCGAAGCAGTCTCTAAGGCCGGACTTCGCCTCCTTGATCGCCGGTCCTTCCTCGAACACGCCGGCACAGGCCTGAGCAGCATCGCGCTCGCGGCATTGTTGAGCCGCGACAAGGCGCTCGCAGAACCTATCCGCCCTGTAATACGCCCCGATGCGCCGTTCGCCGCACGCCCCCCACACGCCGCTCCCAAGGCGACGCGCGTGCTGTTCGTGTTCTGCTCGGGCGCGGTGAGCCACGTCGACACGTTCGACTACAAACCCGCGCTGTTCAAATACGACGGACAGCCCCTTCCCGGCAACGAAAACCTCATCACATTTCAGGGTGAGCAAGGCGCGGTCGCCAAACCGCTGTGGGACTTCAAACCGCGCGGCCAATGCGGCAAGTACGCCTCGGACCTCCTGCCCCATCTCGCAGAGATGGTCGACGAGTTCTGTTTTATCCACTCCATGATCGCCAAGAGCAACACCCACGGTCCCGCCGAGAGCCAGATGAACACCGGTTTTATTCTCGACGGATTCCCCAGTATCGGCGCGTGGGTGACATACGCGCTCGGGTGCGAGGCGGACGATCTACCCGCCTACATAGCGATTCCGGATCCGCGCGGATACCCCCAAATGGGACCGAACAGTTGGACCGCCGGTTTCTTGCCCGCTGTGTATCAGGGCGTCTCGTTCAGCGCCGATAAACCCATCGCGCATCTGAACACGCCGGCCAGCATTTCGCCCGAAGCGGACCGCGCCACGCGCGAGTTCCTGAAATTCATGAACGAGAAGCATCTCGAACAGTTCCCGGGCGACACGGAACTGAGTGCACGCATAGCAAGCTACGAAATGGCCGCGAAACTCCAACTGCGCGCCGCCGAAGTCGACGACTTCACCGGCGAATCCGAATCGACCCGCCGCATGTACTGCGTTGACGACCCAAACAAACTGAAGGCCGCCTTTGGGCGCAATTGCCTGCTCGCGCGTCGCCTCCTCGAACGCGGCGTCCGTTTTGTGCACCTGTTCAACGGCGCCTACGCCATGGGCGAGGGCGTCGGCAATTGGGACGGCCACAAGGTCATCAAAAAACAGTACGACATCCATGCGCCCATCCTCGACGAACCCTGCGCCGCGCTATTCAAAGACCTCAAAGCGCGCGGTCTACTCGAAGACACCCTCGTCGTTTGGGCCACCGAATTCGGCCGCATGCCCACTTTTCAAAAAGGCGCCAGCGGCCGTGACCACAACCCCAGCGGGTTTACCGCGTTTCTCATGGGCGCGGGCGTGAAAGCCCCCTTCAGCTACGGCGCCACCGACGAATTCGGCTACAAAGCCGTCGAAAACATCACCACCATCTACGACTTCCACGCCACCATCCTCCACCTCCTCGGTATCAACCACGAACAACTCAGCTTCTACCACAACGGCACCGAACGCCGGCTGACGGACGTGCATGGGCACGTCATTGCGCCGATTCTTGCCTAA
- a CDS encoding BrnT family toxin, whose product MEFEWDSAKARANVAKHGVRFADATTVLSDTRAVTVLDEHPLEDRFVTIGMDSLGRILVVVYTWRGDVVRMISARRATRHERSAYERSDL is encoded by the coding sequence ATGGAATTTGAATGGGACTCGGCCAAAGCACGCGCAAATGTCGCAAAACATGGAGTACGTTTCGCTGATGCTACCACCGTGCTTTCGGACACACGCGCTGTGACTGTTTTGGACGAACACCCACTGGAAGATCGGTTTGTAACGATTGGAATGGATTCACTCGGTCGAATCTTGGTCGTCGTGTATACCTGGCGGGGCGATGTCGTGCGGATGATATCGGCGCGCAGAGCGACGCGTCACGAACGAAGTGCATACGAAAGGTCGGATCTATGA
- a CDS encoding BrnA antitoxin family protein: MKKEYDFSKGKRGAVIPSPGKTRITIRIDTRILDWFRDQADAAGGGSYQTAINDALREHVRARKEPIIGALRTVVREELAAYGKRKSRRSG, encoded by the coding sequence ATGAAGAAAGAATATGATTTTTCAAAGGGAAAGCGCGGGGCAGTCATTCCCAGTCCGGGCAAGACTCGGATAACCATACGAATCGACACGAGAATTCTCGATTGGTTTCGCGATCAAGCCGATGCGGCTGGCGGTGGTAGCTACCAGACAGCAATCAACGACGCACTGCGCGAGCACGTTAGGGCACGAAAAGAGCCGATTATCGGCGCCCTTCGTACGGTTGTACGAGAAGAGCTGGCGGCATATGGAAAACGAAAATCACGGCGATCCGGCTGA